Proteins from a single region of Tunturibacter empetritectus:
- a CDS encoding NAD(P)H-dependent oxidoreductase, whose amino-acid sequence MQKTVLLIHAHPEPTSLTRTLVEAAKTSLLASGHRVLESDLYAMNWKAVFDAADFPQRVNEDRLCFVSESGNAYAKRAQTQDVEDEQAKLRQADAIVFQFPIWWFSFPAILKGWVDRVFAYGLAYGYKDAGNQHRYGEGGFAGKRALLSVTVGGPFEDYGARGINGSLEQILFPITHGTLFFSGMEVLPTFAVYGTGRLSEAETGLAIEGLNNRLDGLFTDAPIPFRAQNSGDYQDKHQLAAEIAPGRTGIVAHHAEPDLFV is encoded by the coding sequence ATGCAGAAGACTGTTTTGCTGATCCATGCTCACCCAGAGCCTACGTCCCTAACACGCACGCTCGTGGAAGCCGCCAAGACAAGCTTGCTTGCGTCTGGACATCGCGTTCTCGAAAGCGATCTATACGCGATGAACTGGAAAGCGGTCTTCGATGCGGCTGACTTTCCTCAGCGAGTGAACGAGGACCGACTGTGCTTCGTCAGCGAATCCGGGAACGCATATGCGAAGCGCGCGCAAACTCAGGACGTGGAGGACGAACAGGCCAAGCTGCGCCAGGCAGACGCTATCGTCTTTCAATTTCCGATATGGTGGTTCAGCTTTCCGGCGATCCTGAAAGGCTGGGTTGACCGCGTCTTTGCGTACGGGTTGGCCTACGGATACAAGGATGCTGGGAATCAACACCGCTATGGAGAAGGCGGCTTTGCGGGCAAACGGGCACTGCTCTCCGTCACAGTTGGTGGTCCTTTTGAGGATTATGGTGCGCGCGGTATCAACGGTTCGCTAGAGCAGATCCTCTTTCCCATCACTCACGGAACCTTGTTCTTCTCCGGCATGGAAGTGCTGCCCACATTTGCCGTCTATGGCACCGGTCGTCTTAGCGAAGCAGAGACCGGGCTCGCTATAGAGGGACTGAACAATCGGCTCGATGGATTGTTCACCGATGCACCGATACCGTTTCGTGCCCAAAACAGCGGGGATTACCAGGATAAACATCAGCTTGCGGCGGAGATAGCTCCCGGACGAACCGGTATTGTTGCCCATCACGCAGAACCTGATCTCTTTGTTTGA
- a CDS encoding ArdC family protein produces MSTIATTNETSNVTSLPSTSKAQTAKEVIAANVKLLIEQLEAGHSEGLTAYLTAMGRFHNYSFGNILEIARQKPDATRVAGMYAWNQLGRRVIKGQKGIRILAPMIGIRKKKDSEAEKDITKQNQPVLVGFRSAYVFDVSQTDGAPLPDLSERVKGEVGEYRERLIDFLIAQGIELEFKESIAPALGMSYGGRIAILPGQAAAEEFSTLVHEIAHEMLHKAERRTATTKTVRETEAEAIAFVVSQTIGLDAGKSSADYIHLYHGNAALLAESLEVIQRTSALILSAIETPAAVEQSEAEADPEPALAQAS; encoded by the coding sequence ATGAGCACCATCGCCACCACGAACGAAACCAGCAACGTTACTTCCCTTCCCTCGACCTCCAAAGCGCAAACGGCCAAAGAAGTTATTGCCGCTAACGTAAAGCTCCTCATCGAACAGCTTGAGGCAGGCCACAGCGAAGGACTCACCGCGTACCTTACCGCAATGGGCCGTTTCCATAACTACAGCTTCGGGAACATTCTCGAAATCGCACGACAGAAGCCGGACGCAACCCGCGTTGCCGGGATGTATGCGTGGAATCAGCTAGGGCGCAGAGTCATCAAGGGGCAGAAGGGCATCCGCATTCTCGCTCCCATGATCGGGATTCGGAAGAAGAAAGACAGCGAAGCCGAGAAGGACATCACCAAGCAGAATCAGCCCGTACTCGTCGGCTTTCGTTCGGCCTATGTCTTCGATGTGAGCCAGACCGATGGCGCACCGCTCCCCGATCTCTCAGAGCGAGTGAAGGGCGAAGTAGGCGAGTACCGCGAACGCCTCATCGACTTTCTCATCGCGCAGGGTATCGAGCTTGAGTTCAAAGAGAGCATCGCCCCGGCGCTTGGCATGAGCTACGGAGGCCGCATCGCCATCCTTCCCGGACAGGCCGCAGCCGAAGAGTTCAGCACCCTTGTCCATGAAATCGCACACGAAATGCTCCACAAAGCAGAGCGCAGAACAGCTACCACCAAGACCGTCCGCGAGACCGAGGCCGAGGCAATCGCCTTTGTCGTCTCGCAGACCATCGGCCTCGACGCTGGAAAAAGCTCAGCCGACTACATCCACCTGTACCACGGCAACGCCGCGCTTTTGGCCGAGAGTTTGGAAGTGATTCAGCGCACATCAGCCTTGATTCTTTCCGCCATCGAAACGCCCGCCGCAGTAGAGCAGAGCGAGGCTGAAGCCGACCCCGAACCCGCACTGGCGCAAGCCAGCTAA
- a CDS encoding DUF4386 domain-containing protein yields MNREIAANDVTAQYSPLLQARIGGFLYLLIILGGLFAPFAVAPSGMMLGEPSLQTLAKIQHSILSYEFGGVAQLVVYACDVSLALVFYELLKPVSKKIALLAAYFRLTFAAIASANIINHFVVSIILGGSHSLDEFSPGQLQALAITLLKMRTLGFDIALFFFGLHCAIVGYLLYRSTYFPRILGIALAIGGLGYVANIFVRVIPILAELHLFPYIMFPAGIAEMALTLWLLVRGLNVVRWSERTNAL; encoded by the coding sequence ATGAACCGAGAGATTGCCGCGAACGATGTGACCGCACAATATTCCCCGCTTCTCCAGGCCAGAATCGGCGGTTTCCTTTATCTTCTGATTATCCTTGGGGGCTTGTTTGCCCCATTTGCTGTTGCCCCGTCCGGAATGATGCTTGGAGAGCCATCGCTCCAGACTTTGGCCAAGATTCAGCACTCCATCCTCTCATATGAATTTGGAGGTGTCGCACAGTTAGTCGTATATGCATGCGACGTTAGTCTGGCGCTGGTCTTCTACGAGTTGCTCAAGCCCGTCAGCAAGAAGATAGCCCTACTTGCCGCGTATTTCAGGCTTACCTTTGCAGCCATAGCGAGTGCAAATATAATCAATCACTTTGTAGTGTCGATCATCCTGGGCGGCTCGCACTCTCTTGACGAATTCAGCCCCGGCCAATTGCAAGCTCTCGCGATCACCTTGCTGAAGATGCGCACTCTCGGCTTTGATATCGCGCTGTTCTTTTTCGGCCTCCATTGCGCAATTGTCGGGTACCTACTTTACCGATCTACCTACTTCCCCCGAATTCTGGGGATAGCACTGGCGATCGGTGGGCTGGGTTACGTCGCCAACATTTTCGTCAGGGTCATTCCAATCCTCGCCGAGCTTCATCTGTTTCCCTACATTATGTTTCCTGCGGGAATCGCGGAAATGGCTTTGACCCTTTGGCTGCTGGTCCGAGGACTAAACGTCGTCAGATGGAGTGAGCGGACGAACGCACTGTGA
- a CDS encoding ParB/RepB/Spo0J family partition protein: MQNSSAFQYLAIDIIHESTTNPRRTFDEAKLQELADSIRQHGLIQPITVRPNNEGFEIVAGARRYRASLLAEQFSIPSRIVELTDAQSLEWALVENSQRVDVHPYEEAQGFQQLLDILGYDVAALVEKSGKSASHIYARLSLLQLIPEVAEAFTQERITASHANLIARLPQESQAEAFKQCWRKDWQDAEPHLLPAKHVSAWIQNNLYLALADAPFDREDPTLNPAAGACVTCPRRSGYNTSLFSDVTDGDQCLHGPCYQIKLTAHIDREIAARPELIQIENAWRNAREQRPGAVQRGHFREIETVVENPDADPAPPCAAAKPAIIVYGKRVGTTLTVCTDDDCPVHDPRAAEEQAANPAPTLAPASEVETQEEAEERQRNYEQQRKEYEQEQERKAKERKQQFEREQKEHEAERARREKLHKARVSKFDRILEKAPAMFSAAQLKVFLRALVTIDPYAFDDVAEQLAANDENNEQTSEEILLSTIDGLPDDELTGFAIRLVLTAHTPIPRDGELDLLTEAETAFAPPQPKKTDSKKTKTPTPIKTAQKTTAKKKTAKKQAAA, encoded by the coding sequence ATGCAAAACAGCAGCGCATTTCAGTATCTCGCCATCGACATCATCCACGAGTCCACCACGAACCCCCGGCGCACTTTTGATGAAGCCAAGTTGCAAGAACTGGCCGACAGCATTCGACAGCATGGCCTCATTCAGCCCATCACCGTCCGGCCTAACAACGAAGGATTCGAGATCGTTGCAGGAGCAAGGCGCTATAGGGCTTCGTTGCTGGCCGAGCAGTTCTCAATCCCGTCTCGTATCGTCGAACTCACCGATGCACAATCCCTTGAATGGGCGCTAGTCGAAAATTCTCAACGCGTCGACGTTCATCCATACGAAGAGGCGCAAGGTTTCCAGCAGTTGCTCGACATTCTCGGCTACGACGTAGCCGCCTTGGTCGAGAAGTCAGGCAAGAGCGCAAGTCACATCTACGCCCGTCTGTCTCTACTGCAACTCATTCCCGAAGTTGCCGAAGCGTTCACGCAGGAGCGCATAACGGCCAGCCACGCCAACCTCATCGCCCGTCTACCGCAGGAATCACAGGCCGAGGCATTCAAGCAGTGCTGGCGCAAGGACTGGCAAGACGCGGAGCCGCACCTGCTACCCGCCAAGCACGTATCCGCTTGGATTCAGAACAACCTCTACCTCGCCCTTGCGGATGCTCCATTCGACCGCGAAGACCCCACCCTCAACCCAGCAGCCGGAGCTTGCGTCACTTGCCCCCGCCGCAGCGGATACAACACTTCCCTCTTTTCGGACGTAACTGACGGCGACCAGTGCCTCCACGGACCCTGCTATCAAATCAAGCTCACTGCCCACATCGACCGCGAGATTGCGGCCCGTCCCGAGCTTATCCAGATCGAGAACGCGTGGAGGAACGCACGAGAGCAGAGGCCCGGAGCAGTCCAGCGCGGGCACTTCCGCGAGATCGAGACTGTAGTCGAGAACCCGGACGCCGACCCAGCCCCACCGTGCGCAGCCGCGAAGCCCGCAATCATCGTCTACGGCAAGCGAGTAGGAACCACTCTCACGGTATGCACAGACGACGATTGCCCCGTACACGACCCACGAGCAGCAGAAGAACAAGCCGCCAATCCCGCCCCGACATTGGCGCCCGCGTCCGAAGTCGAGACACAGGAAGAGGCCGAGGAACGACAGCGCAACTACGAACAACAACGAAAGGAGTACGAGCAGGAGCAGGAGCGGAAAGCCAAAGAGCGGAAACAGCAGTTCGAGCGGGAACAGAAAGAGCATGAAGCCGAACGCGCCCGTAGAGAGAAGTTGCATAAGGCGCGTGTATCCAAGTTCGACCGCATCCTCGAAAAGGCTCCAGCCATGTTCAGCGCAGCGCAGTTGAAGGTATTTCTCCGCGCTCTCGTCACTATCGACCCTTACGCCTTCGATGACGTAGCGGAACAGCTTGCCGCTAACGACGAAAACAACGAGCAGACCTCCGAAGAGATTCTGCTATCAACGATCGACGGACTACCAGATGACGAGCTCACCGGGTTTGCTATTCGTCTCGTCCTCACCGCACACACACCCATTCCACGCGATGGCGAGCTCGACCTTCTAACCGAGGCCGAAACCGCGTTTGCTCCCCCACAACCCAAGAAGACTGACAGCAAGAAAACGAAGACACCCACGCCGATCAAAACCGCTCAGAAGACCACAGCGAAGAAGAAGACGGCTAAGAAGCAAGCTGCAGCCTAA
- a CDS encoding ABC transporter permease, giving the protein MNWIPQIFRRRKIYNDLSEEIRLHMEERTEQLMLEGMSPKEAKQAAHLAFGNRTVVEERSREVWQWPTLESIVADVRFALRQLRKSPGFTIAAVLTLALAIGANAVVFGIMDGLVLRPLNVLQVESLYGTHYGDNPTWQSYPNYIDLRNRNHSFEDLSAFNMVLGVGFDTGKDPIAANGFAATGNYFDVLRIQPYLGRLFHASDEHGPNSAPYIVLTYAYWHDRFHDDPGVVGRSVQLDKHPFTIIGVAPPKFQGTIMFIAPDFFMPLVNEEQMGAPSLNTRATEHGVFEAMGHLKPRVTPAQAVADVDVVNAYLEKTYPRDIVHHDTALSREGLTSFGPAVRAFVTGLMLLSGLILLAACANLGSLFAARAADRSREIALRLALGSTRKRILRGLFTEALLISLAGGAAGLLGSFLLLRRMSIWQPIPAVPLHIPVHPDAMLYVVALGLALLSGFLFGIVPIRQILRANPYEIIKAGSSARTGRRLTIRDVLLVAQIAICAVLVTSSLVAVRGLVRSLHSKFGFDPRDTMTAGVDLAAAGYSLDKVPAMQKRMIEAMGTIPKVEAVGLVNGYPPLVYTAGNRVDVYKEETTDLRPPNAAAMPFRYEVSPGYFEAASTNLLVGRSFSWQDDKNAPAVAVVNRDFANRMFGSVTAAVGRTYRLQDGARVQVVGVVEDGKYMSLTEDQQPAMFLPFMQSPSSAAYLLVRSKRDPQQLATAMRLKVRELDSGLPVSTQTLSQMLEVVLFPARVATMALGVLGMMGAMLSITGIFGMAAYSVSKRLRELGIRMALGAARKEVLHVALGRPFKLLAIGSAAGLALGLLATRVLAFIVYQATPRDPFVLAGVVVAMALLGLVATWIPAQRALSVNPLILLRED; this is encoded by the coding sequence ATGAACTGGATTCCGCAGATCTTCCGCCGCCGCAAAATTTACAACGATCTCTCCGAAGAAATCCGCCTGCACATGGAAGAGCGCACCGAGCAACTGATGCTCGAAGGCATGAGCCCGAAGGAAGCGAAACAAGCAGCGCACCTTGCCTTCGGTAATCGAACAGTCGTGGAGGAACGGAGCCGCGAAGTGTGGCAATGGCCCACGCTGGAGTCGATCGTCGCCGATGTCCGCTTTGCCCTGCGCCAGTTGCGCAAATCTCCCGGTTTCACCATCGCCGCTGTTTTGACGCTGGCGTTGGCAATTGGGGCAAACGCCGTTGTGTTCGGCATCATGGATGGTCTGGTTCTGCGGCCACTGAATGTGCTGCAGGTGGAGAGCCTCTACGGAACTCACTATGGGGACAATCCCACGTGGCAGTCGTATCCCAACTACATCGACCTGCGCAATCGCAACCACAGCTTCGAGGACCTGTCCGCTTTCAACATGGTCCTGGGAGTGGGATTCGATACTGGCAAAGATCCGATTGCCGCAAACGGCTTTGCAGCGACAGGCAATTACTTCGACGTGCTGCGCATTCAACCCTACCTTGGCCGTTTGTTCCACGCATCCGATGAGCACGGCCCCAACAGCGCTCCGTATATTGTGCTCACTTACGCATATTGGCACGACCGGTTCCACGACGATCCAGGAGTGGTGGGCCGCTCCGTTCAACTCGATAAGCACCCTTTCACCATCATCGGCGTGGCGCCGCCTAAGTTCCAGGGAACGATCATGTTTATCGCGCCGGATTTCTTTATGCCCCTCGTGAACGAGGAACAGATGGGTGCGCCGAGCCTCAACACACGCGCGACTGAACATGGGGTTTTTGAGGCGATGGGACACCTGAAGCCGAGAGTGACTCCAGCTCAGGCCGTGGCCGACGTGGATGTCGTGAACGCATACCTGGAAAAGACTTATCCCAGAGACATTGTTCACCACGACACGGCGCTGTCGCGGGAGGGCCTGACTTCCTTTGGTCCAGCGGTGCGGGCATTTGTCACGGGACTGATGCTGCTTTCCGGACTGATCCTGCTGGCAGCGTGCGCCAATCTGGGCAGCCTGTTCGCGGCGCGCGCTGCCGACCGCTCCCGTGAAATCGCGCTGCGTCTCGCGCTTGGCTCGACCCGCAAGCGCATCCTGCGCGGGCTATTTACCGAAGCGCTGCTGATCTCCCTCGCCGGCGGCGCTGCGGGACTGTTGGGCAGCTTCCTGCTATTGCGCCGCATGAGTATTTGGCAGCCCATTCCCGCGGTTCCGCTCCATATTCCGGTTCACCCCGACGCAATGCTCTATGTCGTTGCGTTGGGATTGGCTTTGCTCAGTGGATTCCTGTTCGGCATCGTGCCGATACGCCAGATCCTCCGCGCCAATCCGTACGAGATCATCAAGGCGGGGTCGAGCGCCAGGACCGGGCGCAGGCTGACAATCCGCGATGTGCTTCTCGTCGCTCAGATTGCGATCTGCGCGGTTCTTGTTACATCTTCGCTGGTGGCCGTGCGAGGGCTTGTGCGCTCGCTGCACAGCAAGTTCGGTTTCGATCCGCGCGACACGATGACGGCAGGTGTGGACTTGGCTGCGGCCGGTTACAGCTTGGACAAGGTGCCCGCCATGCAGAAGCGGATGATCGAAGCGATGGGGACGATCCCCAAAGTGGAAGCGGTGGGCCTCGTGAACGGTTACCCTCCCCTGGTCTATACCGCTGGCAACCGGGTAGATGTGTACAAGGAAGAAACCACCGATCTAAGGCCTCCGAACGCCGCTGCCATGCCTTTTCGGTATGAGGTGTCTCCCGGATATTTCGAAGCTGCGAGCACAAACTTGCTGGTTGGCAGGAGCTTCTCGTGGCAGGACGACAAGAACGCGCCCGCCGTAGCGGTCGTCAATCGCGATTTCGCCAACAGAATGTTTGGCTCGGTCACGGCCGCGGTCGGCAGAACTTACAGACTTCAGGACGGAGCACGAGTCCAGGTTGTGGGCGTTGTTGAGGATGGAAAATACATGTCCCTCACGGAAGATCAGCAGCCAGCGATGTTTCTTCCGTTCATGCAGTCGCCGTCGAGTGCGGCTTACCTGTTGGTGCGCTCGAAGCGCGATCCGCAACAGCTTGCCACGGCCATGAGGCTCAAGGTGCGGGAGCTGGATTCGGGACTGCCGGTTAGCACGCAGACGTTGAGCCAGATGTTGGAGGTGGTACTGTTTCCCGCGCGAGTGGCAACCATGGCGCTGGGCGTACTGGGGATGATGGGCGCGATGCTTTCGATTACTGGCATTTTCGGGATGGCGGCGTATTCAGTGAGCAAGCGGCTGCGCGAACTGGGCATTCGCATGGCGTTGGGCGCGGCGCGCAAGGAAGTGCTGCACGTGGCGTTGGGGCGTCCCTTCAAATTACTGGCCATCGGGTCTGCCGCAGGGTTGGCCCTGGGGCTACTCGCCACGCGCGTGCTGGCGTTCATCGTCTACCAGGCGACGCCGCGCGACCCGTTCGTGTTGGCTGGGGTTGTGGTGGCAATGGCCCTGCTGGGCCTCGTGGCCACGTGGATTCCCGCGCAACGCGCTCTATCGGTCAATCCCCTGATCCTGCTGCGCGAAGACTGA
- a CDS encoding helix-turn-helix domain-containing protein, with protein MIFFEQAPTPLLRPWVKSLWYCNAQRMPCRRERVLPNGCAQIVISLSSHDLNYGEIDGSASEKHSRAVVMGVRDQFQIIDTAGVEELAGIVIRPGGFTGLFNERADLLFRQSAALEDVWRGTQVAADVSNLQTPIQKLRHLDEELSRLVQARSHRSEIANYAVHLFRNKGLSVSKCAHSIGISERWLSQIFREEVGIAPRLWCRIQRFQDITRSLRDGTKVPLADLASSCGYYDQSHFANDFRAFAGLDATAYAAQTGRCQNHISES; from the coding sequence ATGATCTTTTTCGAGCAAGCTCCAACTCCGCTCTTGCGCCCTTGGGTAAAGTCGCTGTGGTATTGCAACGCACAAAGGATGCCCTGTCGACGAGAGCGAGTTTTGCCTAACGGGTGTGCGCAAATTGTAATCAGCCTATCGAGTCATGATCTCAATTACGGCGAGATTGATGGAAGCGCGAGTGAGAAGCACTCTCGAGCAGTCGTGATGGGAGTACGTGATCAATTTCAGATTATCGATACGGCTGGTGTCGAGGAACTGGCAGGAATAGTGATCCGCCCGGGAGGGTTTACCGGACTGTTCAATGAGCGCGCGGACTTGCTCTTTCGCCAATCAGCCGCGCTAGAGGACGTTTGGCGTGGCACACAAGTCGCCGCTGATGTGTCAAATTTGCAAACCCCGATTCAGAAACTACGGCATCTGGACGAAGAGTTAAGCCGTCTGGTTCAAGCTAGATCGCACCGGTCTGAGATCGCGAATTATGCCGTGCACCTATTTCGGAATAAGGGCCTGAGCGTTTCCAAATGCGCTCATTCGATCGGCATAAGCGAACGTTGGCTGTCTCAAATATTTCGCGAAGAGGTTGGGATTGCCCCCCGGTTGTGGTGCCGCATTCAACGATTTCAAGATATTACTCGCTCCCTGCGCGACGGAACCAAGGTCCCTTTGGCGGACCTAGCCTCAAGTTGTGGGTACTACGACCAGTCACACTTTGCGAACGATTTTCGAGCCTTTGCGGGTCTCGATGCGACAGCTTATGCGGCGCAGACAGGTCGCTGTCAGAACCATATCTCGGAGAGCTGA
- a CDS encoding winged helix-turn-helix transcriptional regulator produces the protein MTKRRFKEYELETGCGVEACLEVVGGKWKGLILHHLMQHGTLRFNQLQKLKPNLSPRILTAQLRELERDEVIVREVYPVVPPKVEYSLSPAGESLRELIQAMQKWGDRFLVRVNAPVRKTSAK, from the coding sequence GTGACGAAGCGTCGTTTCAAAGAATACGAACTGGAAACCGGCTGCGGCGTCGAGGCCTGTTTAGAAGTGGTCGGGGGAAAGTGGAAGGGGCTCATTCTCCACCACCTTATGCAACATGGGACGCTGCGCTTCAATCAGCTTCAGAAGCTGAAGCCGAACCTGAGCCCCCGCATCCTCACCGCCCAGCTTCGAGAACTGGAGCGCGATGAGGTAATAGTCCGTGAGGTCTATCCAGTCGTTCCACCGAAGGTGGAGTACTCGCTGTCACCTGCCGGGGAATCGCTTCGTGAACTGATTCAAGCGATGCAGAAATGGGGTGATCGTTTCCTCGTTCGGGTCAATGCACCCGTTCGGAAAACCTCGGCCAAGTGA
- a CDS encoding PadR family transcriptional regulator, which translates to MTESNARDLFPGALEMMILESLRRQPAHGYALVQHIQQRSNNLLQVEEGSLYPALQRLLKVKLVKAEWGLSSTNRRVRTYRITDAGLSRLEQQISSFERMFEGISLVLNPGKATTS; encoded by the coding sequence ATGACAGAAAGCAATGCACGCGATTTGTTTCCCGGCGCGCTCGAGATGATGATCCTTGAGTCGCTTCGCCGCCAGCCGGCCCATGGATACGCGCTGGTCCAGCATATCCAGCAGCGATCCAACAACCTGCTTCAGGTAGAAGAGGGCTCGCTCTATCCGGCGCTTCAGCGATTGCTGAAAGTAAAGCTGGTCAAGGCGGAGTGGGGCCTCTCGTCGACCAATCGCCGCGTCCGAACCTATCGAATCACTGATGCTGGTCTGAGCCGCTTGGAACAGCAGATATCTAGCTTTGAGCGCATGTTTGAAGGCATCTCGCTGGTTCTCAACCCGGGCAAGGCCACCACAAGCTGA
- a CDS encoding SDR family oxidoreductase, whose translation MAKVVLVTGANKGIGFEVSRALGKAGFIVLLGARDAVRGEEAAAKLRAEALDVRFVHADLERAHETATALAEKIAKEFGHLDVLVNNAGVADMTGADAPASTASIDAIKGIFNTNFFGTVQFTQPLLPLLKAAPAARIVNVSSGLGSLEINTNSDSPFYGVKPLGYNASKAALNMFTVNLAWELRDTKAKVNSVCPGYVATDLNNHSGPGTAADGAIAIVNYAQIGEEGPTAGFFHKDGAYDW comes from the coding sequence ATGGCAAAGGTTGTTCTGGTAACGGGCGCTAACAAGGGCATTGGGTTTGAGGTTTCGCGGGCGCTTGGCAAAGCCGGCTTTATTGTGTTGTTAGGCGCACGCGACGCCGTCCGTGGCGAAGAGGCAGCGGCAAAGCTGCGAGCCGAAGCGCTGGACGTTCGATTCGTGCATGCCGATCTGGAGCGTGCACACGAAACCGCGACTGCGCTCGCCGAGAAGATTGCGAAGGAGTTTGGCCACCTGGATGTGCTGGTCAACAACGCTGGCGTTGCCGACATGACCGGGGCCGATGCGCCTGCCAGTACGGCCTCGATCGACGCGATCAAGGGCATTTTCAACACGAACTTCTTCGGCACGGTGCAGTTCACGCAGCCGTTGCTGCCACTACTGAAGGCAGCGCCCGCAGCACGCATCGTGAACGTCTCCAGCGGTCTGGGTTCTCTCGAGATCAACACCAACTCAGATTCGCCGTTCTACGGTGTGAAGCCGCTCGGTTATAACGCCTCAAAGGCAGCGCTTAACATGTTCACCGTGAACCTGGCGTGGGAACTACGGGACACGAAGGCGAAGGTCAACTCGGTTTGCCCCGGCTACGTCGCCACGGACCTGAACAACCACAGCGGTCCGGGGACGGCAGCCGACGGTGCCATCGCGATAGTGAACTACGCGCAGATCGGCGAAGAGGGCCCGACCGCGGGTTTCTTCCACAAGGACGGCGCTTACGATTGGTAG